One window of Trifolium pratense cultivar HEN17-A07 linkage group LG5, ARS_RC_1.1, whole genome shotgun sequence genomic DNA carries:
- the LOC123886136 gene encoding uncharacterized protein LOC123886136, which produces MANHIDLLPEDILLKMVVEKVATNSFVNFFNMQATDRQFRKLSNNPDVLKKVSFEDYPKILWEPNQNILHFLKRFEVSGNPEVLFSQGLREFFDWPVGNISGLRKLKIAAESGYKPAKYVYGMIKLCSENNESRKEGIDHVRSLRVAKCMMQLRMKMHQISHYFWRYNRMLVRNRTPICNSFPTCKGWGLKRNRWVFVDDEDDDMSLCENCRWDHELNVFYGIFHIHNI; this is translated from the coding sequence ATGGCAAATCACATTGACTTGTTGCCGGAAGACATTTTGCTCAAAATGGTTGTCGAGAAGGTAGCTACTAATTCTTTTGTCAACTTTTTCAACATGCAAGCCACCGATAGACAATTTCGTAAACTCAGTAATAACCCAGATGTTCTGAAAAAAGTTAGTTTCGAGGATTATCCCAAGATCTTATGGGAACCAAACCAAAATATATTGCATTTTTTGAAACGCTTCGAGGTAAGCGGAAATCCCGAAGTCTTGTTCAGTCAAGGCTTGAGGGAATTTTTTGATTGGCCAGTTGGAAATATTAGCGGTCTCCGTAAATTAAAGATTGCTGCCGAAAGTGGTTACAAACCGGCGAAGTATGTGTATGGAATGATAAAGTTATGTTCTGAAAATAACGAGTCAAGGAAAGAAGGGATTGACCATGTTCGTTCATTGAGGGTGGCTAAATGCATGATGCAATTAAGAATGAAGATGCATCAGATTAGTCATTATTTCTGGAGATATAATAGGATGTTGGTCCGCAATCGAACTCCTATTTGCAATTCATTTCCAACTTGCAAGGGATGGGGATTGAAGAGAAACAGATGGGTCTTCGTGGATGATGAAGACGATGACATGAGCTTGTGCGAAAATTGTAGATGGGATCACGAGTTAAATGTCTTTTATGGAATATTTCATATTCATAATATTTAG
- the LOC123885332 gene encoding uncharacterized protein LOC123885332, with amino-acid sequence MSKERYIPEGGSASRPPLFTGKNYYFWKNKMQLFLKSQEVGMWRIVTEGDYVPTVTSAEGVISDKPEDVWTTAEQQKVLLNSKAHLFLSCALSMEESERVDECDTAKKVWDTLQVHHEGTSHVKETRIDIGTNKFETFEMIENETIDEMFSRFTTIINELRSLGKTFSTNDRIRKLLRCLPVTWRPMVTAITQTKDLKTLPIEDLIGTLKAHEVILQGDKPLKKEKTIALKASQKDISFLEDDSKELESTQEEAEGELALISGKIQRMLRRRDQIRRNFSSGKDMQKNDFDKSQVTCFGCNKLGHYKSECPLNKSPRNFPFKKKSMLATWDDDDEFETNKEEEEANICLMADSENDEVFLFDKTHPYEELETNFNSLLHDSEFLSKQCFSLQKEVSELKEEKKKLQTVILNFEKINKDLIESKEKHVCSSVLSKKIDENVVLKNEIMELRNDLTGFIKSTETFQNIMGSQSQALNKNGLGFNEVKNKIFENVLLPANRELKLRCSFCNKNGHHESICYQKESYESFYYEPKRYRHLERKNKHCSFCKNFGHLEKECYFKNKQIVKTNPQGPKSLWAPKQKFQNAGILSRCKEKALVFGQWLFKTHDRR; translated from the coding sequence atgtcaaaagaaaGATACATTCCAGAAGGAGGATCTGCTTCAAGACCACCTTTGTTCACTGGAAAGAATTACTAtttttggaaaaacaaaatgcaattgtttttaaaatctcAAGAAGTAGGAATGTGGCGCATAGTCACAGAAGGAGATTATGTTCCTACTGTAACTTCTGCTGAGGGAGTCATTTCAGACAAACCTGAAGATGTATGGACAACTGCAGAACAACAAAAGGTACTCCTAAACTCTAAAGCTCATTTATTTCTATCCTGTGCTCTAAGCATGGAAGAAAGTGAAAGAGTAGATGAATGTGATACTGCTAAAAAGGTTTGGGACACTTTACAAGTTCACCATGAAGGAACTAGTCAtgtaaaagaaacaagaatAGACATAGGAACTaataaatttgaaacttttgaaATGATTGAAAACGAAACTATTGATGAAATGTTTTCAAGATTTACTACTATCATAAATGAATTAAGATCTCTTGGAAAAACTTTTTCAACTAATGATAGAATTAGAAAACTTTTGAGATGTCTTCCAGTTACTTGGAGACCAATGGTTACTGCCATTACTCAAACTAAAGATTTGAAAACACTTCCCATAGAAGATCTTATTGGTActttaaaagctcatgaagtTATTCTTCAAGGAGATAAAcctttaaaaaaggaaaaaaccaTTGCTTTAAAAGCTTCTCAAAAAGATATAAGTTTTTTAGAAGATGACTCTAAGGAATTAGAATCTACCCAAGAAGAGGCAGAAGGAGAACTAGCTCTCATTTCTGGCAAAATCCAACGTATGTTAAGAAGAAGAGATCAAATTAGAAGAAACTTTTCTTCAGGAAAAGATATGCAGAAAAATGACTTTGACAAAAGTCAAGTGACCTGCTTTGGTTGCAACAAACTTGGACATTACAAATCAGAATGTCCCCTAAACAAATCACCCAGAAATTTTCCCTTCAAGAAAAAATCCATGTTAGCTACctgggatgatgatgatgaatttgaaacaaataaagaagaagaagaagccaaCATCTGTCTAATGGCAGATTCAGAAAATGATGAGGTATTTCTCTTTGATAAAACTCATCCTTATGAAGAATTAGAAACTAATTTTAATAGTCTATTACATGATTCTGAATTCTTATCCAAACAATGTTTTTCTTTACAAAAAGAAGTTTCTGaactaaaagaagaaaagaaaaaacttcaaactgttattcttaattttgaaaaaattaacaaagactTAATTgagtcaaaagaaaaacatgtttgCTCTAGTGTTTTATCTAAGAAAATAGATGAAAATGTTGtgttgaaaaatgaaataatggAACTAAGAAATGATCTCACTGGATTCATAAAATCAACtgaaacttttcaaaacattatGGGATCACAATCTCAAGCTCTTAACAAAAATGGCTTAGGTTTTAATgaagttaaaaacaaaatttttgaaaatgttctttTACCAGCAAATAGAGAACTTAAGTTGAGATGTtcattttgtaacaaaaatggtCATCATGAATCAATTTGCTATCAAAAAGAAAGTTATGAAAGTTTTTACTATGAACCAAAACGTTATCGTcatttagagagaaaaaataaacattgttCATTTTGCAAAAATTTTGGGCATCTTGAAAAAGAATGTTATTTTAAGAATAAACAAATTGTGAAAACTAACCCTCAAGGACCCAAGTCATTATGGGCACctaaacaaaaatttcaaaatgcagGGATACTATCAAGGTGCAAAGAAAAAGCCTTGGTTTTTGGACAGTGGTTGTTCAAAACACATGACAGGAGATAG